In a single window of the Cucurbita pepo subsp. pepo cultivar mu-cu-16 chromosome LG18, ASM280686v2, whole genome shotgun sequence genome:
- the LOC111780114 gene encoding putative leucine-rich repeat receptor-like serine/threonine-protein kinase At2g24130, translating to MKLCKFCVLFFQFLAILSQNRASGEEEASVNGAPQIAALLSFRNGIVSDPQNYLKDWKSSSTLHFCNWVGIQCNNSTQQIQKLDLSDMSLKGTISPSLSNLSALTILDLSRNSFEGSIPMELGFLVNLQQLSLSWNHLTGNIPTELGFLQKLEFLDLGSNKLEGEIPLFCNGSNLSLKYIDFSNNSLSGEIPLRNECPLTDLMCLLLWSNKLEGEVPVALSNSTKLKWLDLGSNKLTGELPSEIVLKMPLLQYLYLPDNEFISHDHNSNLQPFFASLVNSSNLQELQLAGNRLGGEIPSIIGDLHHNLSQLHLDDNRIYGAIPPSISNLRNLTLLNLSSNLLNGTIPPELSRLTNLERFYLSNNSLSGEIPSSLGEIPRLGLLDLSRNNLSGSIPEALANLSQLRKLLLYANNLSGTIPSSLGKCTNLEILDLSSNQISGVLPIEVAGLRSLKLYLNLSSNHLHGPLPLELSKMDMVLAIDLSSNNLSGPIPSQLGSCVALESLNLSDNSFDGPLPVSISQLQYLRTLDVSFNKLSGKVPNEGVFSWLTISSFQGNNGLCGSINGLPKCREKHKRRILSILMSSSAAFVFCMIGISFAAVRTKMRERFAVFNKRDLEEEHEEQETERKERKYPRISYGQLVEATGGFSSSSLIGSGRFGDVYKGTLPDNTKIAVKVLNPLRTAGEISGSFKRECQVLRRTRHRNLMKIITTCSRPDFKALVLPLMSNGSLESHLYPRQGEGPSWCKIDLVQVVSICSDVAEGVAYLHHHSPVRVVHCDLKPSNILLDEDMTALVTDFGIARLVSGGEDNHDNDNNGAASQQDSASFSSTHGLLCGSVGYIAPEYGLGKRASTEGDVFSYGVLLLELITGKRPTDDFFAQGAGLQGWVKSQYPDRLDPIVDDAMDRYCRAAAAAEGGPRPCKRLWREVIVEVIEMGLMCTQFSPAMRPTMVNVAQEMTRLKEYLSHSLSSLYTRR from the exons ATGAAGCTCTGCAAATTCTGCGTCTTATTCTTTCAGTTCTTGGCAATTCTTTCACAAAACAGAGCTtctggagaagaagaagcctCTGTTAATGGCGCTCCTCAGATAGCAGCATTGCTTTCCTTCAGAAATGGGATTGTTTCCGATCCACAGAACTATCTCAAGGATTGGAAATCATCTTCCACGCTTCATTTCTGCAACTGGGTTGGTATCCAATGCAacaattcaacccaacaaaTTCAAAAGCTTGATCTAAGCGACATGTCGCTCAAAGGCACCATTTCTCCATCTCTGTCCAACCTCTCTGCCTTAACAATTCTCGACCTCTCAAGAAACTCATTCGAAGGTTCAATCCCAATGGAGTTGGGTTTTCTCGTTAATCTCCAGCAACTTAGCTTATCATGGAATCACCTGACAGGAAATATCCCCACAGAGCTCGGGTTTCTCCAGAAATTGGAGTTTCTCGATCTGGGTAGCAACAAACTCGAAGGGGAAATTCCTCTGTTTTGCAATGGTTCTAATTTGTCCTTGAAATACATAGATTTCTCCAACAATTCATTGAGCGGCGAAATCCCTTTAAGGAATGAATGCCCTTTGACGGATTTGATGTGTCTTTTGCTTTGGTCAAACAAATTGGAGGGGGAAGTTCCTGTGGCGCTATCAAATTCAACCAAGTTGAAATGGCTGGATTTGGGTTCTAATAAGCTTACAGGGGAGCTGCCTTCTGAGATTGTTCTGAAAATGCCATTGTTGCAGTACCTTTACTTGCCTGATAATGAGTTCATTAGCCATGATCATAACTCAAATCTCCAACCCTTTTTCGCTTCTTTAGTGAattcttcaaatcttcaagaGCTTCAGTTAGCTGGAAACCGTCTTGGTGGAGAGATTCCTTCCATTATTGGTGATCTTCATCACAATCTTTCACAGCTTCATTTAGATGATAATCGTATCTATGGTGCAATTCCTCCTTCCATTTCAAATCTTAGAAATCTAACCCTTTTGAACCTCTCAAGTAACCTTCTTAATGGAACCATTCCTCCAGAGCTTTCCAGATTGACCAATCTCGAGAGGTTTTATTTGTCGAACAATTCACTTTCCGGTGAAATCCCATCTTCTCTGGGCGAAATCCCCCGCTTGGGTCTTCTTGATTTGTCTAGAAACAACCTCTCCGGTTCTATTCCAGAGGCTTTGGCGAATCTTTCCCAGTTGAGAAAATTGCTTCTTTATGCCAATAATCTCTCAGGTACAATCCCATCAAGCCTCGGGAAATGCACCAACTTGGAGATTTTGGACCTTTCTAGCAATCAAATTTCAGGGGTTCTTCCCATTGAAGTTGCAGGATTGAGAAGCTTGAAACTCTATTTGAATCTTTCAAGCAACCATTTACATGGGCCTTTGCCATTGGAGCTTAGCAAAATGGACATGGTCCTTGCTATTGACTTGTCCTCCAACAATCTCTCAGGCCCAATTCCATCGCAGCTTGGAAGCTGCGTTGCGCTTGAAAGCCTCAATCTTTCTGATAACTCCTTTGATGGGCCTTTGCCTGTTTCAATCAGCCAACTTCAATATCTCCGAACGCTCGATGTTTCTTTCAATAAGCTTTCTGGGAAAGTCCCAAACGAGGGGGTGTTTTCATGGCTGACAATATCATCTTTCCAAGGGAATAATGGTCTATGTGGGTCAATCAATGGCCTACCAAAATGCAGGGAGAAACACAAGCGCCGTATACTGTCGATTCTCATGTCTTCTTCAGCAGCCTTTGTGTTCTGCATGATTGGGATCTCGTTTGCAGCTGTGAGAACAAAAATGAGAGAACGATTTGCAGTTTTCAACAAAAGGGATTTagaagaagaacatgaagaacaggaaacagagagaaaagagaggaagTACCCAAGAATCTCATACGGGCAGCTAGTGGAAGCCACCGGCGGATTCAGCTCCTCCAGCCTAATTGGGTCGGGGAGATTTGGAGATGTGTATAAGGGAACTCTACCGGACAACACCAAAATCGCTGTCAAAGTTTTGAATCCATTAAGAACAGCAGGGGAAATTTCAGGGAGTTTTAAAAGAGAATGTCAAGTTTTGAGAAGAACAAGGCATAGGAATTTGATGAAGATTATAACGACTTGCAGCCGGCCGGATTTTAAGGCTCTTGTTCTTCCATTGATGTCGAATGGGAGCTTGGAAAGTCACCTGTATCCAAGGCAGGGGGAAGGACCCAGTTGGTGTAAGATTGATTTGGTTCAAGTGGTGAGTATTTGCAGCGATGTGGCTGAAGGAGTGGCGTATTTGCACCACCATTCGCCGGTTAGAGTGGTGCATTGTGACCTTAAACCTAGTAATATTCTTCTTGATGAGGACATGACTGCTTTGGTCACTGATTTTGGCATTGCCAGATTAGTGAGCGGTGGAGAAGACAATCatgataatgataataatggTGCTGCTTCTCAACAAGATTCAGCTTCCTTCAGTTCCACTCATGGCTTGCTTTGTGGGTCTGTTGGTTACATAGCTCCTG AGTACGGACTAGGAAAACGGGCGTCAACAGAGGGGGACGTGTTCAGTTACGGGGTGCTTCTGTTAGAACTCATAACAGGGAAGCGTCCAACAGATGACTTTTTCGCGCAAGGAGCAGGGCTGCAGGGATGGGTCAAAAGTCAATACCCAGATAGGCTGGACCCCATAGTGGACGACGCAATGGACAGATACTGCAGggcggcagcggcggcggaAGGAGGGCCAAGGCCTTGCAAGCGGCTATGGCGAGAAGTGATAGTGGAGGTTATAGAAATGGGGCTGATGTGTACTCAGTTCAGCCCCGCAATGAGGCCCACCATGGTGAATGTGGCTCAAGAAATGACGCGTTTGAAGGAATATCTCTCACATTCGTTGTCTTCTCTGTATACCAGACGGTGA
- the LOC111780115 gene encoding pentatricopeptide repeat-containing protein At4g30825, chloroplastic — MASLKLSFSLDSFHSKKFDFPVNSSLLSDCCSVFSITGYIHLNKSCVLYSLVRAHKPSKVEPETSGGYESKCAVDEIDTRKKYFGGKKPSKRAPGSYFSFSKNCSEKVFDSIVFHGGELDVNYSTISSDLSLEDCNAILKRLEKCNDRKALGFFEWMRINRKLEHNVSAYNLILRVLGRQQDWDAADKLIREVRAELSDQLDFQVFNTLIYACYKSGLVEQGAKWFQMMLEWQVLPNVATFGMLMGLYQKSCNLKEAEFAFNQMRNFGIVCETAYASMITIYTRLSLYDKAEEVIRLMQEDKVIPNVENWLVMLNAYCQQGKMEDAELVFASMEEHGFSSNIIAYNTLITGYGKASNMDAAQRLFLSIKNSGVEPDETTYRSMIEGWGRAGNYKMAEWYFKELKRKGYMPNASNLFTLMNLQAKHEDDAGALKTLNDMLKIGCRLSSIVGNVLQAYEKARRIKSVPLLLTGSFYRKVLASQTSCSILVMAYVKHGLVDDALKVLREKEWNDLRFEENLYHLLICSCKELDHLENAIKIYTQLPKRKNKPNLHITSTMIDIYSIMGRFSDGEKLYLSLKSSGIRLDLIAFSVVVRMYVKAGSLEDACSVLDFMDKQQDIVPDIYLFRDMLRIYQRCGMVDKLQDVYYRILNSDVSWDQEMYNCVINCCSRALLVDELSSLFDEMLQRGFAPNTVTLNVMLDVYGKSKLFSKARKLLLLAQKKGLVDVISYNTMISAFGKSKDFANMSSTVRTMEFNGFSLSLEAYNSLLDAYGKEGRMDNFRQVLQQLKDSNSERDQYTYNIMINIYGKQGWIDDVEEVLTELKACGLEPDLYSYNALIKAYGIAGMVEEAAQLVKEMREKRIEPDKVTFLSMITALQRNDQYLEAIKWSLWMKQMNY, encoded by the coding sequence ATGGCCTCCCTGAAACTCTCCTTCTCTCTAGATTCTTTCCATTCTAAGAAATTCGATTTTCCGGTTAATTCATCTCTGCTCTCTGATTGCTGCTCTGTTTTCTCTATCACTGGCTATATTCATCTCAATAAGTCCTGCGTACTTTACTCTCTGGTTAGGGCTCACAAGCCTTCTAAGGTCGAGCCGGAGACATCCGGCGGTTACGAATCGAAATGTGCCGTTGATGAAATTGACACCAGGAAGAAGTATTTTGGCGGCAAGAAGCCATCAAAGAGAGCGCCAGGTTCGTATTTTAGTTTCAGTAAGAATTGTAGTGAGAAAGTTTTCGATAGTATTGTTTTTCATGGTGGCGAATTGGATGTCAATTACTCCACTATATCGTCCGATTTGAGTTTAGAGGATTGCAATGCCATTTTAAAAAGGTTAGAGAAGTGTAATGATCGAAAAGCACTAGGTTTCTTTGAGTGGATGAGAATCAACCGGAAATTAGAACACAATGTGAGTGCGTATAATTTGATTCTTCGAGTGTTGGGCAGGCAACAAGATTGGGATGCTGCCGATAAGCTAATTAGAGAAGTTAGAGCTGAGTTGAGTGATCAATTGGATTTTCAGGTCTTTAACACCCTTATTTATGCTTGTTATAAGTCGGGGCTTGTAGAGCAGGGTGCTAAATGGTTTCAAATGATGTTGGAATGGCAAGTGCTGCCCAATGTTGCAACGTTTGGAATGCTTATGGGCCTCTATCAGAAGAGTTGTAACCTCAAGGAGGCAGAGTTCGCTTTTAATCAGATGAGAAACTTTGGGATTGTCTGCGAAACGGCATATGCATCTATGATTACTATATACACGCGTTTGAGTTTGTACGATAAAGCAGAAGAGGTGATTCGATTAATGCAAGAAGATAAGGTAATACCGAATGTAGAGAACTGGTTAGTCATGCTTAATGCTTATTGTCAGCAAGGTAAAATGGAGGACGCTGAACTTGTGTTTGCCTCGATGGAAGAACATGGGTTTTCGTCTAATATCATTGCGTATAATACGTTGATTACTGGGTATGGAAAAGCATCGAATATGGATGCTGCTCAACGCCTGTTCTTGAGCATCAAGAACTCTGGTGTAGAACCTGATGAAACGACTTACCGCTCCATGATTGAAGGTTGGGGACGAGCTGGTAATTACAAAATGGCAGAATGGTACTTTAAGGAACTCAAGCGAAAAGGATATATGCCGAATGCCTCTAACTTGTTCACCCTCATGAATCTTCAAGCCAAACATGAGGATGACGCAGGTGCACTTAAAACTCTTAATGATATGCTGAAGATTGGATGCCGGCTTTCTTCCATTGTTGGAAATGTTTTACAAGCTTATGAAAAGGCTAGAAGAATAAAAAGTGTGCCTCTCCTCTTGACAGGATCGTTCTATCGGAAAGTTCTGGCCAGCCAGACATCTTGCTCGATTCTGGTAATGGCTTATGTGAAGCACGGTTTAGTGGATGATGCTTTGAAAGTGTTGAGGGAAAAAGAGTGGAATGATCTTCGTTTTGAGGAGAATTTATATCATTTGCTAATTTGTTCATGTAAAGAGTTAGACCATCTCGAGAACGCAATCAAGATATACACTCAACTACCCAAACGTAAAAACAAACCGAACTTGCATATCACGAGCACAATGATTGATATCTACAGCATCATGGGTAGGTTCTCTGACGGGGAGAAACTTTATCTAAGCCTGAAATCTTCAGGCATTCGTTTGGATTTGATTGCCTTCAGTGTTGTTGTGAGAATGTATGTCAAAGCTGGATCATTGGAAGATGCATGCTCAGTTCTTGACTTCATGGATAAACAGCAGGACATTGTTCCAGACATATATCTGTTCCGGGACATGCTGCGTATTTATCAACGTTGTGGCATGGTGGATAAGCTACAAGATGTGTACTATAGGATACTGAATAGTGACGTCTCTTGGGATCAGGAAATGTATAATTGTGTCATAAATTGCTGTTCCCGTGCTCTGCTTGTTGATGAGCTTTCCAGCCTTTTTGATGAAATGCTTCAACGTGGGTTTGCTCCAAATACCGTGACCTTGAATGTCATGCTTGACGTTTATGGGAAGTCCAAGCTTTTTTCCAAGGCCAGAAAACTGTTATTGCTGGCTCAGAAAAAAGGTTTGGTTGATGTAATCTCTTATAATACTATGATATCTGCGTTTGGAAAGAGCAAGGACTTCGCAAACATGTCGTCCACAGTTAGAACAATGGAATTTAATGGCTTTTCGCTTTCCCTTGAAGCATACAATTCTCTGTTGGATGCTTATGGCAAAGAAGGCCGAATGGATAATTTCAGACAAGTCTTACAGCAATTAAAGGACTCGAATTCTGAACGTGACCAATACACTTATAACATCATGATCAACATCTATGGAAAACAAGGATGGATTGACGATGTCGAGGAAGTGCTGACAGAACTGAAAGCATGTGGACTCGAACCCGATCTGTATAGCTACAACGCATTGATCAAGGCATATGGAATAGCAGGGATGGTTGAAGAAGCCGCTCAGTTGGTGAAAGAAATGAGAGAAAAGAGGATAGAACCGGATAAGGTTACTTTTCTTAGCATGATCACTGCACTACAAAGAAACGATCAATACTTGGAGGCAATCAAGTGGTCATTGTGGATGAAGCAGATGAACTATTGA
- the LOC111780118 gene encoding uncharacterized protein LOC111780118 isoform X2: MVQFVNSKMTLYPEKLAAKRECADYFHEEHDHLDKRLKPDFHKSVWGPGTLHASSSHNHPLDEPSPLGLMLRKSPSLLDLIQMKLSQESASTVAGASNSETFEFVVKKDNQEATLPGGTIEKLKASNFPASFLKIGRWEYKSRHEGDLVAKCYYAKHKIVWEILEGGLKSKIEIQWSDIMALKANCPEDGPAILNVVLARRPLFFRETNPQPRKHTLWQAAADFTDGEASIQRQHFLQCPHGVLNKHFEKLIQCDSRLNFLSRQPEIVLGSPYFESASTFTTVEQAENDNQSLLATFQDVVSSSVASSLEVEQSSPQMVFKPFTVEVPSPSSVMDAHEIEENRSTEVSRKPRNWEQIKVRGLHPSMSMGDLVSHIGHHITEQMASTKTPFVDDGSEEYQSMLNEIAHYLLSDDQLSSAAPTEVSVMSRVNSLCCLLQKEPAAVQSSQTSGENCVDNHEEEVRLKDATEWRDGRDTGDHINIHPEVNKDVPGSIQASAMSRKDSFGDLLLHLPRIASLPKFFFDISNGDEGQD, translated from the exons ATGGTGCAATTCGTGAATTCCAAGATGACGTTGTATCCCGAGAAATTAGCGGCGAAGCGGGAGTGTGCTGATTACTTTCACGAGGAGCATGATCACTTGGACAAGCGGCTTAAGCCCGATTTTcataag TCTGTTTGGGGACCTGGCACATTACATGCATCCTCTTCACACAATCATCCACTCGATGAGCCTAGTCCTCTTGGTTTGATGCTAAGGAAGAGCCCGTCCCTGTTGGATCTTATTCAAATGAAGCTTTCTCAGGAGAGTGCGTCTACAGTGGCTGGAGCTTCAAACAGTGAAACTTTTGAGTTTGTGGTTAAAAAAGACAACCAGGAGGCTACCCTGCCGGGGGGTACCATTGAGAAACTAAAGGCTTCAAACTTCCCAGCTTCATTTTTAAAGATTGGACGTTGGGAG TATAAATCAAGACATGAAGGTGATTTAGTGGCGAAGTGTTATTATGCTAAGCATAAGATCGTCTGGGAAATCCTCGAGGGTGGACTCAAAAGTAAAATTGAGATACAATGGTCAGACATTATGGCTTTAAAAGCGAATTGTCCTGAGGATGGACCTGCTATACTAAACGTTGTG TTGGCTAGACGGCCTCTGTTTTTCAGGGAGACCAACCCTCAACCGAGGAAGCACACCTTGTGGCAAGCAGCAGCTGATTTTACTGACGGTGAGGCCAGCATACAGAg GCAGCATTTTCTGCAGTGTCCACATGGGGTTCTAAACAAGCATTTCGAAAAGCTCATCCAGTGCGATTCACGCCTGAACTTCTTAAGCCGACAACCAGAGATCGTGTTGGGATCTCCATATTTTGAATCAGCCTCTACTTTTACGACCGTGGAGCAAGCAGAGAATGACAATCAATCTCTACTTGCTACTTTCCAGGATGTAGTTTCATCATCTGTTGCGTCATCATTGGAGGTAGAACAGTCTTCCCCTCAAATGGTGTTCAAACCTTTCACTGTGGAGGTGCCTTCCCCCAGTTCAG TGATGGACGCTCATGAGATTGAAGAGAATAGAAGTACTGAAGTTAGCAGGAAGCCGAGAAACTGGGAGCAGATAAAGGTTCGGGGGCTTCATCCATCCATGTCGATGGGTGACCTTGTAAGCCACATTGGACATCATATTACAGAACAAATGGCTTCTACAAAGACGCCTTTTGTTGATGATGGCTCGGAGGAATACCAATCTATGCTGAATGAAATTGCACATTACTTGCTGAGTGACGATCAATTGTCATCAGCAGCTCCTACTGAGGTATCAGTCATGTCAAGAGTCAATTCTCTCTGTTGCCTTTTGCAGAAAGAACCTGCTGCCGTTCAAAGTTCCCAAACCAGTGGCGAAAACTGTGTTGACAATCACGAAGAGGAAGTTCGACTCAAGGATGCTACAGAGTGGAGGGATGGCAGGGATACTGGAGACCATATCAACATTCATCCAGAAGTTAACAAGGATGTTCCTGGAAGCATACAAGCCTCAGCTATGTCAAGGAAAGATTCATTTGGCGATTTGTTGTTGCATCTTCCTCGAATTGCATCGCTCCCTAAGTTCTTTTTTGACATCTCAAATGGTGATGAAGGTCAAGATTAA
- the LOC111780118 gene encoding uncharacterized protein LOC111780118 isoform X1, translated as MVQFVNSKMTLYPEKLAAKRECADYFHEEHDHLDKRLKPDFHKQSVWGPGTLHASSSHNHPLDEPSPLGLMLRKSPSLLDLIQMKLSQESASTVAGASNSETFEFVVKKDNQEATLPGGTIEKLKASNFPASFLKIGRWEYKSRHEGDLVAKCYYAKHKIVWEILEGGLKSKIEIQWSDIMALKANCPEDGPAILNVVLARRPLFFRETNPQPRKHTLWQAAADFTDGEASIQRQHFLQCPHGVLNKHFEKLIQCDSRLNFLSRQPEIVLGSPYFESASTFTTVEQAENDNQSLLATFQDVVSSSVASSLEVEQSSPQMVFKPFTVEVPSPSSVMDAHEIEENRSTEVSRKPRNWEQIKVRGLHPSMSMGDLVSHIGHHITEQMASTKTPFVDDGSEEYQSMLNEIAHYLLSDDQLSSAAPTEVSVMSRVNSLCCLLQKEPAAVQSSQTSGENCVDNHEEEVRLKDATEWRDGRDTGDHINIHPEVNKDVPGSIQASAMSRKDSFGDLLLHLPRIASLPKFFFDISNGDEGQD; from the exons ATGGTGCAATTCGTGAATTCCAAGATGACGTTGTATCCCGAGAAATTAGCGGCGAAGCGGGAGTGTGCTGATTACTTTCACGAGGAGCATGATCACTTGGACAAGCGGCTTAAGCCCGATTTTcataag CAGTCTGTTTGGGGACCTGGCACATTACATGCATCCTCTTCACACAATCATCCACTCGATGAGCCTAGTCCTCTTGGTTTGATGCTAAGGAAGAGCCCGTCCCTGTTGGATCTTATTCAAATGAAGCTTTCTCAGGAGAGTGCGTCTACAGTGGCTGGAGCTTCAAACAGTGAAACTTTTGAGTTTGTGGTTAAAAAAGACAACCAGGAGGCTACCCTGCCGGGGGGTACCATTGAGAAACTAAAGGCTTCAAACTTCCCAGCTTCATTTTTAAAGATTGGACGTTGGGAG TATAAATCAAGACATGAAGGTGATTTAGTGGCGAAGTGTTATTATGCTAAGCATAAGATCGTCTGGGAAATCCTCGAGGGTGGACTCAAAAGTAAAATTGAGATACAATGGTCAGACATTATGGCTTTAAAAGCGAATTGTCCTGAGGATGGACCTGCTATACTAAACGTTGTG TTGGCTAGACGGCCTCTGTTTTTCAGGGAGACCAACCCTCAACCGAGGAAGCACACCTTGTGGCAAGCAGCAGCTGATTTTACTGACGGTGAGGCCAGCATACAGAg GCAGCATTTTCTGCAGTGTCCACATGGGGTTCTAAACAAGCATTTCGAAAAGCTCATCCAGTGCGATTCACGCCTGAACTTCTTAAGCCGACAACCAGAGATCGTGTTGGGATCTCCATATTTTGAATCAGCCTCTACTTTTACGACCGTGGAGCAAGCAGAGAATGACAATCAATCTCTACTTGCTACTTTCCAGGATGTAGTTTCATCATCTGTTGCGTCATCATTGGAGGTAGAACAGTCTTCCCCTCAAATGGTGTTCAAACCTTTCACTGTGGAGGTGCCTTCCCCCAGTTCAG TGATGGACGCTCATGAGATTGAAGAGAATAGAAGTACTGAAGTTAGCAGGAAGCCGAGAAACTGGGAGCAGATAAAGGTTCGGGGGCTTCATCCATCCATGTCGATGGGTGACCTTGTAAGCCACATTGGACATCATATTACAGAACAAATGGCTTCTACAAAGACGCCTTTTGTTGATGATGGCTCGGAGGAATACCAATCTATGCTGAATGAAATTGCACATTACTTGCTGAGTGACGATCAATTGTCATCAGCAGCTCCTACTGAGGTATCAGTCATGTCAAGAGTCAATTCTCTCTGTTGCCTTTTGCAGAAAGAACCTGCTGCCGTTCAAAGTTCCCAAACCAGTGGCGAAAACTGTGTTGACAATCACGAAGAGGAAGTTCGACTCAAGGATGCTACAGAGTGGAGGGATGGCAGGGATACTGGAGACCATATCAACATTCATCCAGAAGTTAACAAGGATGTTCCTGGAAGCATACAAGCCTCAGCTATGTCAAGGAAAGATTCATTTGGCGATTTGTTGTTGCATCTTCCTCGAATTGCATCGCTCCCTAAGTTCTTTTTTGACATCTCAAATGGTGATGAAGGTCAAGATTAA